Proteins encoded together in one Lysinibacillus sp. FSL K6-0232 window:
- a CDS encoding tripartite tricarboxylate transporter TctB family protein: MSYTFDKTFSIILLALSILFVVQATQISDSAYGSTVGPKIFPLGLGIVLGLLSLQLFYESWKNAVRERITGGPTSASKTSSTELKKFLIIFGSAVAYVFFLEKIGYIITTFLFLCISFQALERSKLIYSIIIAAGFSLGVYYLFTGLLGGVLPSFPTF; this comes from the coding sequence TTGAGCTACACATTTGATAAAACATTTAGCATTATCCTTTTAGCACTTAGCATTTTATTTGTTGTTCAAGCAACACAAATTTCTGATAGTGCTTACGGGTCTACTGTCGGCCCTAAAATATTTCCACTAGGTTTAGGTATTGTTTTAGGTTTATTAAGTCTTCAATTATTTTATGAGTCATGGAAAAATGCTGTGAGAGAGCGTATCACAGGAGGACCAACATCAGCTTCTAAAACCTCCTCTACTGAGCTCAAAAAGTTTTTAATTATTTTTGGTAGTGCTGTTGCATATGTATTTTTCCTTGAAAAAATCGGTTATATCATTACAACATTCTTATTTTTATGTATCAGCTTCCAAGCATTGGAACGATCTAAATTGATTTATTCAATCATTATTGCAGCTGGATTTTCACTAGGCGTCTATTATTTATTTACAGGTTTACTAGGAGGAGTCTTACCTAGTTTCCCAACTTTTTAG
- a CDS encoding tripartite tricarboxylate transporter substrate binding protein, producing the protein MWRKISKIMVAGLLFTSLVGCSASNGETTEGKKASDYPKSNITIVAPSGAGGGWDLTARAVAKTMNDTGLIDKAIQVENKPGGGGAAFMATFATKEADNDYMLMVKSPPILINHEKAEGNSKFGYKDTTPLAQLTRDYGAIVVKNDSPFQTLEDVLNAMKTSPKDITLAGGSAPGSMDHLVGIIPAYKAGIDLKTIKYVSYDGGGEAVTALLGGNADVIATDASTIATYVKSGDVRVLAVSSSERLEGELAEVPTFKEAGIDEEFTIWRGIFGPKNMSEDAVAYWSEKLQAMSESEEWQAEVTRNGWQAEYRNAEEFTAYLDSQNEIIVELLTALDMQK; encoded by the coding sequence ATGTGGAGGAAAATTTCAAAAATAATGGTAGCTGGCTTACTATTTACTAGTTTAGTTGGCTGTTCAGCATCAAATGGAGAAACAACAGAAGGAAAGAAAGCAAGCGATTATCCGAAAAGTAATATTACGATTGTCGCTCCATCTGGTGCTGGTGGTGGCTGGGATTTAACAGCCCGCGCAGTAGCGAAAACAATGAATGATACAGGTTTAATTGATAAAGCAATTCAAGTTGAAAACAAGCCAGGTGGTGGTGGTGCTGCCTTTATGGCAACATTTGCTACAAAGGAAGCAGATAATGATTATATGTTAATGGTTAAATCACCACCAATTCTTATTAATCATGAAAAAGCTGAAGGAAATAGTAAATTCGGCTATAAGGACACTACACCTTTAGCACAATTAACGCGTGACTATGGTGCAATTGTTGTTAAAAATGATTCTCCATTCCAAACGCTTGAGGATGTCTTAAATGCCATGAAAACCTCGCCAAAAGATATTACATTAGCAGGTGGCTCTGCACCGGGCTCTATGGATCATCTAGTAGGCATTATTCCTGCTTATAAAGCTGGCATTGATTTAAAAACAATTAAATATGTTTCCTATGATGGTGGCGGTGAGGCTGTAACAGCATTACTCGGCGGCAATGCTGATGTAATTGCAACAGACGCTTCTACAATTGCTACTTATGTTAAATCAGGAGATGTACGTGTACTAGCCGTAAGTTCATCTGAGCGCTTAGAAGGTGAGCTAGCAGAGGTTCCTACATTTAAAGAGGCTGGTATTGACGAGGAATTTACAATTTGGCGTGGTATTTTTGGTCCTAAAAATATGAGTGAGGATGCAGTTGCTTATTGGTCTGAAAAATTACAAGCAATGTCTGAATCAGAAGAATGGCAAGCTGAAGTAACACGTAATGGCTGGCAGGCTGAATACCGCAATGCTGAAGAATTTACAGCTTACTTAGATAGTCAAAATGAAATAATCGTTGAACTGTTAACAGCTCTTGATATGCAAAAATAA